In Topomyia yanbarensis strain Yona2022 chromosome 2, ASM3024719v1, whole genome shotgun sequence, one DNA window encodes the following:
- the LOC131678776 gene encoding zinc finger protein 350-like: protein MSICCIPICPNSNANGKPPEIASRTSVSFHPFPQNEILRSQWFDALAISNPLRFRWKIKTVCSDHFLPSDLLTKDGEIRLADRAIPSICDLDDEDTMNVAEDEDQSRISHLKDQFCRLCFHKHSTLFPLNARIHNMNLTEIIRLICGVQFHPNLNLPNRICSGCMTKVDFAFNVRLEFQMNAEKLRALVKEGRLLSYYEQYEPPSNVSNGTKDSYIDSIMKTSREVLVERNIIKTSKHTDIHDFEILVLDDKTAPSHGTCAIREQFDNVEHLIEQDMVNELDALGYEEIWDEDILNPVDLEAFRNNIKADQQEDSIVYDLTDDNASGHKKKDANDPSDANKSYVFSWTELVKPKKSRPKKPAKKLVMPELIPNKCYVCVQAFTSEQVLEEHLTSHVAMLPYKCEQCSIETNPIVLKGMVSLNRHLQSHLYPYTCPQCPQRFSTQYGRYSHIRWIHRNFQKDGFTCDVCGKTFDKKRTFLAHALKHRSQTEQRFKCSKCCKVFTTKVSLDRHTRTHTGECPFECPYCGKRFNHQYNFRQHKLLHLSGQKSYRCEHCPKVFVRFASLRRHLREHFPDRIQNSNSESVEPQEVSSVCRFCSVQFSDFEARRDHEHRQHTTHQEVLETIELVSKEEIEQLVSAGFVQF, encoded by the exons ATGTCCATCTGCTGCATTCCTATTTGTCCGAACAGCAATGCTAATGGGAAACCCCCGGAAATCGCTTCGAGAACTTCGGTTAGCTTCCATCCATTCCCTCAGAATGAAATACTGCGTTCACAATGGTTTGATGCTCTGGCCATCTCCAATCCCCTCCGTTTTCGTTGGAAAATCAAAACTGTTTGCTCCGATCATTTTCTCCCTTCGGATCTGCTAACCAAGGATGGCGAAATAAGGTTGGCCGACAGGG CAATTCCCTCGATTTGTGATTTGGATGATGAGGACACCATGAACGTAGCGGAAGATGAAGACCAGTCCAGAATATCCCACTTGAAAGACCAATTTTGTCGACTTTGTTTTCACAAACATTCAACACTGTTTCCTTTGAATGCTCGAATTCACAACATGAACTTAACGGAAATAATCCGCTTGATTTGTGGAGTACAATTTCACCCAAATTTAAATCTTCCCAATCGAATCTGCTCCGGGTGCATGACGAAGGTCGACTTTGCATTTAACGTTCGCCTCGAGTTTCAGATGAACGCGGAAAAATTGCGAGCTTTGGTGAAAGAGGGAAGATTGTTGAGCTACTACGAGCAGTATGAACCGCCTTCGAATGTATCAAACGGAACGAAAGATAGTTATATCGATAGTATTATGAAAACCAGTCGAGAGGTATTGGTTGAGCGAAACATAATTAAGACCTCCAAACACACCGATATTCATGACTTTGAGATTTTAGTACTCGACGACAAAACAGCGCCGTCACACGGGACATGTGCAATACGGGAACAATTTGATAATGTCGAACACTTGATCGAGCAGGATATGGTAAACGAACTGGATGCATTGGGGTACGAAGAAATTTGGGATGAAGATATTTTGAATCCAGTAGATCTTGAAGCGTTTCGAAATAATATTAAGGCTGACCAACAGGAGGATTCAATTGTTTATGATCTTACTGATGATAATGCTAGTGGTCACAAAAAGAAAGATGCTAACGATCCAAGTGATGCGAATAAGTCGTACGTGTTTTCTTGGACAGAGTTGGTAAAGCCAAAGAAAAGTCGACCAAAAAAACCAGCGAAAAAATTGGTGATGCCAGAGCTGATTCCCAACAAATGTTACGTATGCGTGCAAGCTTTTACCTCCGAACAAGTGCTTGAGGAACATCTAACATCTCACGTAGCGATGCTGCCTTACAAATGCGAACAGTGCAGTATTGAAACTAATCCGATCGTACTAAAAGGAATGGTGTCCTTAAACCGTCACCTACAATCGCATCTCTATCCATACACTTGTCCCCAATGTCCACAGAGGTTCTCTACACAGTACGGTAGATATTCGCATATACGTTGGATCCATCGGAACTTCCAGAAAGATGGCTTCACTTGCGATGTCTGTGGTAAGACGTTTGATAAGAAACGAACATTCTTGGCACATGCGTTGAAACATCGAAGTCAAACTGAGCAACGCTTCAAGTGTAGCAAGTGCTGTAAAGTTTTTACTACCAAGGTTTCACTTGACCGACACACTCGAACGCACACCGGAGAGTGTCCCTTCGAATGTCCTTATTGTGGAAAACGGTTCAACCACCAGTACAACTTTCGGCAGCACAAGCTGCTCCACTTGTCTGGTCAAAAATCTTATCGCTGCGAACACTGTCCGAAAGTTTTTGTGAGATTTGCTTCATTGAGACGACACTTGCGGGAACATTTTCCAGATCGAATACAAAATTCAAATTCAGAATCTGTAGAACCACAGGAAGTTTCCTCCGTATGTCGGTTTTGTTCGGTACAATTTTCCGATTTTGAGGCCAGACGAGATCACGAACACAGGCAGCATACAACGCACCAGGAAGTGTTGGAAACAATTGAACTAGTATCGAAAGAGGAAATTGAACAACTGGTTAGCGCTGGATTTGTACAATTTTGA
- the LOC131678780 gene encoding uncharacterized protein LOC131678780 yields MVKVKRKYPEQPVQQEANDSGSDYDVEHSFKPTPTVKTLNEEFPLPKQVRKNVNKRSRADTDSESEDQSSSDDDDSDGNLPTLTKSQLAAILQAIKSNKRLVLNISNVDFSTAKEEIEEHFRKAGRVKSVRIPKRRASGFAFVEMLDPEGFQKAFLLDGSYLDGRQIRVRLSESGKKKSHQKILLLEKKNAEIRKLRKKNRTQPEAVDITLVPKVQPKEIERDPILDKRKTKPPTKKQMKAHNKRVSMKAKYRNLAKKGIKV; encoded by the exons ATGGTAAAAGTTAAACGGAAATATCCTGAGCAACCGGTTCAGCAGGAAGCAAATGACAGTGGTTCCGATTACGACGTGGAACACAGTTTCAAGCCAACGCCAACAGTGAAAACATTGAACGAAGAATTCCCACTCCCAAAGCAAGTGCGAAAAAACGTTAACAAACGGAGTAGAGCCGATACCGACAGTGAATCTGAGGACCAATCGAGTAGCGATGATGACGATTCCGACGGAAATCTGCCTACACTAACAAAATCACAGCTAGCTGCCATTCTGCAGGCAATCAAAAGTAACAAACGATTAGTGTTGAACATTTCGAACGTGGACTTTTCTACCGCTAAGGAGGAGATAGAGGAGCACTTCCGGAAAGCTGGTCGTGTTAAAAGCGTTCGCATTCCAAAACGAAGAGCGTCCGGGTTTGCGTTCGTTGAAATGCTGGATCCGGAGGGTTTTCAG AAAGCGTTTCTTCTAGACGGAAGCTATCTCGACGGACGGCAGATTCGGGTTCGTCTATCCGAAAGTGGAAAAAAGAAGTCTCATCAAAAGATTTTGCTACTTGAGAAGAAAAATGCGGAAATCCGAAAGCTGAGAAAAAAGAACCGAACGCAACCGGAAGCCGTGGATATAACTCTGGTTCCAAAGGTCCAACCAAAAGAGATTGAGAGGGATCCAATTTTGGACAAGAGGAAAACAAAACCTCCCACGAAAAAACAGATGAAAGCACACAACAAGCGGGTGTCGATGAAGGCAAAATATAGAAATCTAGCTAAAAAGGGAATAAAGGTTTag
- the LOC131678779 gene encoding uncharacterized protein LOC131678779 produces the protein MNTDDSLPLDSDPEVEECLNRINYSREDLLVDDDSLGAVLSTEMIEYSLSLSDTGMDISKAENVDHQQSESRFSQNKLPEGLLGCWLLIAVRDFKGHSSGKEVGKWGVSGNTAEQFTHSCWLLAKKFLKREVIFTCDERGVAMPVWSSKPFPEEGDFIRFALFNDKTNHRCYTVDKVTPTLLQNWRNKEIHLLLHVYSLSVNNKSVFKTVREVLLEPEERDKAGAASNQSVAVLAQKLRDIHGDKWEAKDIASMMWANAIYTSEFHCQERLLHDAPPAHLVKLFSVKEQPRLKAIRRGFAVAHSVNAGYHDDVESLREAFEDMQLTAQNMIVKMQSVKRHLEALEQRDRIGDTFISAAEEVVQVEETDFGAFLASRVEEMDDVDHQ, from the coding sequence ATGAATACGGACGATTCACTACCCCTGGATTCGGATCCGGAAGTTGAAGAGTGTTTAAATCGAATCAACTATTCTCGGGAGGATCTTTTGGTTGACGATGACTCTCTTGGTGCTGTATTGTCAACTGAAATGATTGAATACAGTTTAAGCTTGTCCGACACCGGGATGGATATCAGCAAAGCAGAAAACGTTGATCATCAACAAAGTGAAAGCAGATTTTCTCAGAACAAATTGCCAGAAGGATTGCTTGGTTGCTGGTTGCTGATTGCGGTACGGGATTTTAAGGGTCATAGTTCCGGCAAGGAAGTTGGTAAATGGGGAGTCTCCGGAAATACTGCCGAGCAATTCACTCATAGTTGTTGGCTGCTGgcgaaaaaatttttgaaacgagAAGTGATTTTTACGTGCGATGAAAGAGGAGTGGCAATGCCTGTTTGGAGCTCCAAGCCGTTTCCGGAAGAGGGCGATTTTATCCGTTTTGCGTTGTTTAATGATAAAACCAACCATAGATGTTACACGGTAGATAAAGTCACCCCTACACTTTTACAGAATTGGAGAAACAAAGAAATCCATCTATTACTGCATGTTTATTCACTTTCTGTCAACAACAAGAGCGTTTTCAAGACAGTGCGCGAAGTTTTGTTGGAGCCGGAGGAACGTGACAAGGCTGGGGCTGCTTCGAACCAATCAGTTGCGGTTCTTGCGCAAAAATTGCGAGATATCCATGGTGATAAATGGGAAGCAAAGGACATTGCGTCGATGATGTGGGCTAATGCCATTTATACTTCAGAGTTTCACTGCCAAGAAAGGTTGCTACACGATGCTCCCCCTGCACATTTGGTGAAATTATTTTCGGTTAAAGAACAGCCTCGTTTGAAAGCAATTCGTCGAGGTTTTGCTGTTGCCCATAGTGTAAATGCTGGGTATCATGACGATGTAGAATCACTTCGTGAAGCCTTTGAGGACATGCAACTAACTGCTCAAAACATGATTGTCAAAATGCAATCAGTGAAACGGCACCTAGAGGCCCTTGAGCAACGAGACCGAATCGGCGACACGTTCATTTCAGCAGCGGAAGAAGTAGTGCAAGTGGAGGAAACAGACTTTGGAGCATTTTTAGCCAGTCGCGTAGAGGAGATGGATGATGTCGATCATCAATGA